A stretch of the Sylvia atricapilla isolate bSylAtr1 chromosome 28, bSylAtr1.pri, whole genome shotgun sequence genome encodes the following:
- the LOC136372497 gene encoding prenylcysteine oxidase 1-like yields the protein MPGLRRLLTPLPLLLAALCPPALSLRHGPASIGADSGDTAPATGRRDGGCGRGKGPAASAQGERPGGSGLCLGGIAAGKVSAGDGGSLWGIPDRAPLTAVVGGGIGGSAAAYFLRQKFGRGVRLHVLEKAALGGRLHTLDMEGAAFEAGGSVIHPLNLHMKHFVKELGLSSASPEVSPAGFYNGEEFVFEESSWSFLNHPKLLWHYGLNPLRMSMWVEDILDKFMRIYRYQMHDYAFSSNERLLHALGGDDFLQLLNQTIDEAMQKAGFSQKFINQVVCSNHEVWLTAKEVKVNGFVGQALSMAWIQSGLWSVKGGNKLVCSGLIYSSKAEVIPGTVVSIEPKTRASRGGDPVKLYEVTYNTSSGLTADTYDIVLIAAPLGRKLANITFRNFDPPIPEFPNPYQQIFTTLVHGRLNASFFGYHDPQAFNFRSIFTTDNPKLFINSLNIEPAVGDTSTGGKLPLNPDVWKVFSNEELSKEQLNLLFSSYDSVKVKPWLAYPEYGAPERFPPLVLHEQLYYLNGLERAASAMEMSAIAARNAALLAFHRWHGHGARLDQEDLHQKLKTEL from the exons ATGCCGGGCCTCCGCCGCCTCCTCAcgccgctgccgctgctgctggcCGCGCTCTGCCCGCCCGCCCTCAGCCTCCGCCATGGGCCCGCCAGCATCGGTGCggacagcggggacacggcTCCGGCCACGGGACGGAGGGACGGCGGCTGCGGGAGGGGAAAGGGACCGGCCGCCTCTGCTCAAGGGGAGCGGCCCGGGGGCTccgggctgtgcctgggggGGATCGCAGCGGGGAAAGTGTCCGCGGGGGACGGGGGGAGCCTTTGGGGGATCC CTGACCGTGCCCCTCTCACAGCCGTGGTTGGCGGCGGCATCGGCGGCTCGGCCGCGGCCTATTTCCTGCGGCAGAAGTTCGGGCGCGGCGTGCGGCTGCACGTGCTGGAGAAGGCGGCGCTGGGCGGGCGGCTGCACACGCTGGACATGGAGGGCGCCGCCTTCGAGGCCGGGGGCTCCGTCATCCACCCGCTCAACCTGCACATGAAGCATTTTGTCAAGGAGCTGG GCCTTTCAAGTGCCTCACCCGAGGTCAGCCCCGCTGGCTTTTACAACGGGGAGGAATTTGTGTTTGAGGAGAGCAGCTGGTCCTTCCTCAACCACCCCAAACTGCTCTGGCACTACGGCCTCAACCCCCTGCGCATGTCCATGTGGGTGGAGGACATCCTGGACAAGTTCATGAG GATCTACCGGTACCAGATGCACGACTACGCCTTCAGCAGCAACGAGCGCCTGCTGCACGCCCTGGGAGGGGATGacttcctccagctgctcaaCCAGACCATCGACGAGGCCATGCAGAAAGCAGGATTCTCCCAGAAATTCATCAACCAGGTGGTTTGCTCCAACCATGAGGTTTGGCTTACGGCCAAGGAGGTCAAGGTCAATGGCTTTGTAGGTCA GGCATTATCCATGGCCTGGATACAGTCAGGCCTTTGGTCTGTGAAAGGGGGGAACAAACTTGTCTGCTCCGGCCTCATCTACTCCTCCAAGGCCGAGGTTATCCCGGGAACAGTCGTGTCCATAGAGCCCAAAACCAGAGCCAGCCGTGGCG GGGACCCGGTGAAGCTCTACGAGGTCACCTACAACACGTCCTCGGGGCTGACAGCGGACACCTACGACATCGTGCTCATCGCGGCCCCGCTGGGCCGCAAGTTGGCCAACATCACCTTCCGGAACTTCGACCCTCCCATCCCCGAATTCCCAAATCCCTACCAACAGATCTTCACCACCTTGGTGCACGGGCGTTTGAACGCCTCCTTCTTCGGCTACCACGACCCTCAGGCTTTTAACTTCAGGTCGATTTTCACCACGGACAACCCAAAACTGTTCATCAACAGCCTGAACATAGAGCCCGCCGTGGGCGACACGAGCACGGGTGGGAAGCTGCCGTTGAACCCTGATGTCTGGAAGGTGTTTTCCAATGAAGAGCTCAGCAAGGAGCAGCTCAACCTGCTCTTCTCCTCCTACGACTCGGTGAAGGTGAAGCCGTGGCTGGCGTACCCCGAGTACGGCGCTCCCGAGCGGTTCCCTCCCCTGGTGCTGCACGAGCAGCTGTACTACCTGAACGGGCTGGAGCGCGCGGCCAGCGCCATGGAGATGAGCGCCATCGCCGCCCGCAACGCCGCCCTGCTCGCCTTCCACCGCTGGCACGGCCACGGCGCCCGCCTCGACCAGGAGGACCTGCACCAGAAGCTCAAGACGGAGCTCTGA
- the TGFA gene encoding protransforming growth factor alpha, protein MAGGPAALALGVLLAACHALDNTTAARNAPPVAAAVRSHFNECPDSHSQFCFHGTCRFLVQEDKPACVCHSGYVGTRCEHADLLAVVAANQKKQTITALLVVAVVASVLLVTVCVLVHCCRLRRRCPGWCREHGAGQEKPGGLLKGGTSCCHSETGV, encoded by the exons ATGGCGggcggcccggccgcgctcGCCCTCG GTGTCCTGCTGGCCGCGTGCCACGCCCTGGACAACACCACGGCTGCCAGGAATG CTCCTCCGGTGGCGGCGGCCGTGAGGTCGCACTTCAACGAGTGTCCCGACTCGCACAGCCAGTTCTGCTTCCACGGCACCTGCCGCTTCCTGGTGCAGGAGGACAAACCCGCCTGCGT gtgtcactCGGGGTACGTGGGGACACGCTGTGAGCACGCTGACCTGCTGGCCGTGGTGGCAGCCAACCAGAAGAAGCAGACCATCACGGCCCTGCTCGTGGTGGCCGTGGTGGCCTCGGTGCTGCTTGTCACCGTCTGTGTCCTGGTCCA CTGCTGTCGCCTGCGGAGGCGCTGTCCCGGGTGGTGCCGTGAGCACGGAGCCGGCCAGGAGAAACCGGGGGGGCTGCTCAAGGGGGGCACGTCCTGCTGCCACAGCGAGACAG GTGTGTGA
- the PCYOX1 gene encoding prenylcysteine oxidase 1, translating to MPGLRRLLTPLPLLLAALCPPALSLRHGPASIGADSGDTAPATGRRDGGCGRGKGPAASAQGERPGGSGLCLGGIAAGKVSAGDGGSLWGIPDRAPLTAVVGGGIGGSAAAYFLRQKFGRGVRLHVLEKAALGGRLHTLDMEGAAFEAGGSVIHPLNLHMKHFVKELGLSVASPEGSLAGVYNGEEFVFEESSWSFINLLKLLWHYGLNPLRMSMWVEDILDKFMRIYRYQMHDYAFSSNERLLHALGGDDFLQLLNQTIDEAMQKAGFSQKFINEVVCPAMRVNYGQGVTINGFVGAVSLAGVQSGLWSVKGGNKLVCSGLIYSSKAEVIPGTVVSIEPKTRASRGGDPVKLYEVTYNTSSGLTADTYDIVLIAAPLGRKLANITFRNFDPPIPEFPNPYHQTVTTLVHGRLNASFFGYHDPQAFNLGAIFTTDNPKLFVNSLGIVSPVGDKDTGGKLPLQSAVWKVFSNEELTKEQLHLLFSSYDSVKVKPWLAYPEYGAPERFPPLVLHEQLYYLNGLERAASAMEMSAIAARNAALLAFHRWHGHGARLDQEDLHQKLKTEL from the exons ATGCCGGGCCTCCGCCGCCTCCTCAcgccgctgccgctgctgctggcCGCGCTCTGCCCGCCCGCCCTCAGCCTCCGCCATGGGCCCGCCAGCATCGGTGCggacagcggggacacggcTCCGGCCACGGGACGGAGGGACGGCGGCTGCGGGAGGGGAAAGGGACCGGCCGCCTCTGCTCAAGGGGAGCGGCCCGGGGGCTccgggctgtgcctgggggGGATCGCAGCGGGGAAAGTGTCCGCGGGGGACGGGGGCAGCCTTTGGGGGATCC CTGACCGTGCCCCTCTCACAGCCGTGGTTGGCGGCGGCATCGGCGGCTCGGCCGCGGCCTATTTCCTGCGGCAGAAGTTCGGGCGCGGCGTGCGGCTGCACGTGCTGGAGAAGGCGGCGCTGGGCGGGCGGCTGCACACGCTGGACATGGAGGGCGCCGCCTTCGAGGCCGGGGGCTCCGTCATCCACCCGCTCAACCTGCACATGAAGCATTTTGTCAAGGAGCTGG GCCTCTCAGTCGCCTCGCCCGAGGGCAGCCTGGCAGGCGTTTACAACGGGGAGGAATTTGTGTTTGAGGAGAGCAGCTGGTCCTTCATCAACCTCCTCAAACTGCTCTGGCACTACGGCCTCAACCCCCTGCGCATGTCCATGTGGGTGGAGGACATCCTGGACAAGTTCATGAG GATCTACCGGTACCAGATGCACGACTACGCCTTCAGCAGCAACGAGCGCCTGCTGCACGCCCTGGGAGGGGATGacttcctccagctgctcaaCCAGACCATCGACGAGGCCATGCAGAAAGCAGGATTCTCCCAGAAATTCATCAACGAGGTAGTTTGTCCTGCCATGAGGGTGAATTATGGCCAAGGGGTCACCATAAATGGCTTTGTAG GTGCTGTGTCTTTAGCTGGGGTGCAGTCAGGCCTTTGGTCTGTGAAAGGGGGGAACAAACTTGTCTGCTCCGGCCTCATCTACTCCTCCAAGGCCGAGGTTATCCCGGGAACAGTCGTGTCCATAGAGCCCAAAACCAGAGCCAGCCGTGGCG GGGACCCGGTGAAGCTCTACGAGGTCACCTACAACACGTCCTCGGGGCTGACAGCGGACACCTACGACATCGTGCTCATCGCGGCCCCGCTGGGCCGCAAGTTGGCCAACATCACCTTCCGGAACTTCGACCCTCCCATCCCCGAATTCCCAAATCCCTACCACCAAACTGTCACCACCTTGGTGCACGGGCGCTTGAACGCCTCCTTCTTCGGCTACCACGACCCTCAGGCTTTTAACTTGGGGGCCATTTTCACCACGGACAACCCAAAACTGTTCGTGAACAGCCTGGGTATAGTGTCCCCTGTAGGGGACAAGGACACAGGTGGGAAGCTCCCATTGCAGTCAGCTGTCTGGAAGGTGTTTTCCAATGAAGAGCTCACCAAGGAGCAGCTCCACCTGCTCTTCTCCTCCTACGACTCGGTGAAGGTGAAGCCGTGGCTGGCGTACCCCGAGTACGGCGCTCCCGAGCGGTTCCCTCCCCTGGTGCTGCACGAGCAGCTGTACTACCTGAACGGGCTGGAGCGCGCGGCCAGCGCCATGGAGATGAGCGCCATCGCCGCCCGCAACGCCGCCCTGCTCGCCTTCCACCGCTGGCACGGCCACGGCGCCCGCCTCGACCAGGAGGACCTGCACCAGAAGCTCAAGACGGAGCTCTGA
- the FAM136A gene encoding protein FAM136A yields MAEAAQGRVQAAVESAVQGLEREHIRAMQGTMFRCSARCCEDAAASMQEVQRCIERCHAPLARAQAIVTAELEHFQDRLSRCSLQCSDQAKDALDSGGSEPRVRGQLDACLATCGDQHLRLVPAMAKKMREGLANIQQ; encoded by the exons ATGGCGGAGGCGGCGCAGGGCCGGGTGCAGGCCGCGGTGGAGAGCGCCGtgcaggggctggagcgggAACACATCCGCGCCATGCAG ggcaccaTGTTCCGTTGCAGCGCGCGGTGCTGTGAGGACGCAGCAGCCTCGATGCAGGAGGTGCAGCGCTGCATCGAGCGCTGCCACGCGCCCCTGGCCCGCGCCCAGGCCATCGTCACCGCCGAGCTGGAGCACTTCCAG GACCGCCTGAGCCGCTGCTCGCTGCAGTGCTCGGACCAGGCCAAGGACGCCCTGGACTCGGGGGGCTCGGAGCCGCGCGTGCGGGGCCAGCTGGACGCCTGCCTGGCCACCTGCGGGGACCAGCACCTGCGCCTCGTGCCCGCCATGGCCAAGAAGATGCGCGAGGGGCTGGCCAACATCCAGCAGTga
- the SNRPG gene encoding small nuclear ribonucleoprotein G produces the protein MSKAHPPELKKFMDKKLSLKLNGGRHVQGILRGFDPFMNLVIDECVEMAPGGQQNNIGMVVIRGNSIIMLEALERV, from the exons ATGAGCAAAGCGCACCCGCCAGAGCTGAAAAA GTTCATGGACAAGAAGCTGTCGT TGAAGCTGAACGGCGGCAGGCACGTGCAGGGGATCCTGAGGGGCTTCGACCCCTTCATGAACCTGGTGATCGATGAGTGCGTGGAGATGGCGCCGGGCGGGCAGCAGAACAACATCGGCATGGTG GTGATCCGAGGGAACAGCATCATCATGCTGGAAGCTTTGGAACGAGTATAA